In one window of Pseudomonas putida DNA:
- the nfuA gene encoding Fe-S biogenesis protein NfuA encodes MSAITITDAAHDYLADLLSKQNTPGIGIRVFITQPGTQYAETCIAYCKPGEEKPDDTAVGLKSFTAYIDAVSEPFLEDALVDYATDRMGGQLTIKAPNAKVPMVNEDSPINERINYYLQTEINPGLASHGGQVSLVDVVDDGIAVLQFGGGCQGCGQADVTLKDGIERTLLERIPELKGVRDVTDHTQKENAYY; translated from the coding sequence ATGAGCGCTATAACCATTACCGACGCCGCCCATGATTATCTGGCCGATCTGCTCTCGAAGCAGAACACGCCCGGGATCGGCATCCGCGTTTTCATCACCCAGCCGGGCACCCAGTACGCCGAGACCTGTATCGCCTACTGCAAGCCGGGCGAAGAAAAGCCTGACGACACCGCCGTGGGTCTGAAGAGCTTTACCGCCTACATCGACGCCGTCAGCGAGCCGTTTCTCGAAGACGCACTGGTCGACTACGCCACCGACCGCATGGGCGGGCAACTGACCATCAAAGCGCCGAACGCCAAGGTGCCGATGGTCAACGAAGACAGCCCGATCAACGAGCGCATCAACTACTACCTGCAGACCGAGATCAACCCCGGTCTTGCCAGCCACGGCGGCCAGGTGAGCCTGGTCGATGTGGTCGACGACGGCATCGCCGTGCTGCAGTTCGGTGGCGGTTGCCAGGGTTGCGGTCAGGCGGACGTCACCCTCAAGGACGGCATCGAGCGTACGCTGCTCGAGCGCATCCCGGAGCTCAAGGGTGTGCGTGACGTGACCGACCACACGCAAAAAGAGAACGCCTACTACTGA
- a CDS encoding SCO family protein, with the protein MTDLLTRRAVVAGMGVLGLGLLAGCNPARGLDFKYGKNMSNEILGRKFKLKDPQGNERTLSSFYGSMPMIFFGFTQCPAVCPTTLARAAQIRKLLKGRDRDLFQVVFITLDPERDTPEVLDAYVKAFDPSFVALTGTPEEIEEVAREFKVFYEKVPAGDTYTISHSSTSYVYDTRGTLRLSLGHSLNAQECAEDLRTLMEIC; encoded by the coding sequence ATGACTGATCTACTGACCCGGCGCGCGGTCGTCGCCGGGATGGGCGTACTGGGGCTTGGCCTGCTGGCGGGTTGCAACCCGGCCCGGGGCCTGGACTTCAAGTACGGCAAGAACATGAGCAACGAGATCCTTGGACGCAAGTTCAAGCTCAAGGATCCGCAGGGTAACGAGCGTACCCTGTCGAGCTTCTACGGCTCGATGCCGATGATCTTCTTCGGTTTCACCCAGTGCCCGGCGGTCTGCCCGACCACGCTGGCACGCGCCGCGCAGATCCGCAAACTGCTCAAGGGCCGTGACCGCGACCTGTTCCAGGTGGTGTTCATCACCCTGGACCCGGAGCGTGATACCCCTGAAGTGCTCGACGCCTACGTCAAGGCCTTCGATCCATCGTTCGTCGCCCTGACCGGCACCCCGGAAGAAATCGAGGAGGTGGCCAGGGAGTTCAAGGTGTTCTACGAAAAGGTCCCTGCCGGCGACACCTATACCATTTCCCACTCGTCCACCAGCTACGTCTACGATACGCGTGGCACCCTGCGCCTGAGCCTGGGCCATTCCCTGAATGCCCAGGAATGCGCCGAAGACCTGCGCACCCTGATGGAGATCTGCTGA
- a CDS encoding acyltransferase family protein encodes MLYSLQALRAFAAWVVVCHHFMQIFFDFNAKGPVGRLLAERGAVGVDIFFVISGLVIYLSTRDKEIAPREFLLNRALRIVPAYWFYTLLMALLLLVASRWMPHQVFEWQHLVLSLLFVPAENPGGYGLYPTLNVGWTLNFEMFFYLLFGLAFLVRQRHHLVLVTAALLLVSEVLGRLGVLSRFYNNDIIYEFLLGIGLGVLYRRGLIREGLWLPLAVLAAAGYALYQLDASQRLLHWGLPSAMVVLAFIALEPYFRGNRVLKALGDCSYSVYLTHVLVLWGGWFISQRLRLNPYLVFAFCVPSIGLMSWFSYQWLERGLYRRLKAWFGARGTRQVAPALSRVNY; translated from the coding sequence ATGCTGTATTCGCTTCAAGCGCTTCGGGCGTTCGCCGCCTGGGTGGTGGTCTGCCACCACTTCATGCAGATCTTCTTCGATTTCAATGCCAAAGGCCCCGTCGGCCGCCTGCTCGCCGAGCGCGGCGCGGTGGGGGTCGACATCTTCTTCGTCATCAGCGGCCTGGTGATCTACCTCTCGACCCGCGACAAGGAGATCGCCCCGCGCGAATTCCTGCTCAACCGCGCCTTGCGCATCGTCCCGGCGTACTGGTTCTACACCTTGCTCATGGCGCTGCTGTTGCTGGTGGCCAGCCGCTGGATGCCGCATCAGGTGTTCGAGTGGCAGCACCTGGTGCTGTCGCTGTTGTTCGTGCCAGCGGAAAACCCGGGTGGCTATGGGCTGTACCCCACCCTCAACGTGGGTTGGACGCTGAACTTCGAGATGTTCTTCTACCTGCTGTTCGGCCTGGCGTTCCTGGTACGCCAGCGTCATCACCTGGTGCTGGTCACCGCGGCGCTGCTGCTGGTCAGCGAGGTGCTGGGGCGCCTGGGTGTGCTCAGCCGCTTCTACAACAACGACATCATCTACGAGTTCCTGCTGGGCATCGGCCTGGGTGTGCTGTACCGGCGTGGACTGATCCGCGAGGGGCTGTGGCTGCCGCTGGCGGTGCTGGCGGCGGCGGGGTACGCGCTGTACCAGCTCGACGCCTCGCAGCGCCTGCTGCACTGGGGCCTGCCGAGTGCGATGGTGGTGCTGGCCTTCATCGCGCTGGAGCCGTACTTTCGCGGCAACCGGGTGCTCAAGGCGCTGGGCGACTGTTCGTACTCGGTGTATCTCACCCACGTGCTGGTACTGTGGGGCGGCTGGTTCATCAGCCAGCGGCTGCGGCTCAATCCGTATCTGGTGTTCGCCTTCTGCGTACCGTCAATCGGACTAATGTCGTGGTTCAGCTACCAGTGGCTGGAGCGTGGCCTGTATCGGCGCCTCAAGGCCTGGTTCGGGGCGCGCGGGACACGGCAGGTGGCGCCTGCACTATCCCGAGTCAATTACTAG
- a CDS encoding AraC family transcriptional regulator, with protein sequence MSTPLREQIHLWQAPALGDVEMLHARYVQQRFAPHVHEGYVFTVIESGAQCFWHRGSDHLAPVGSVVLINPDELHTGAKAHEAGWRYRAFYPEHERVTGVLDELELGRHGLPHFRQSVVQDPTLAAAFSRVHRLSEAGASALEQQTAWREAVLALVQRHGHCSEPAAPGHEPLAVARARELLESQLADPPSLEALAAAVNLSPFHFARVFRQATGLPPHAWLKQRRLARAREFLRRGLPASEVAFALGFADQSHLSRQFKQAFGVTPGAYRLACLNH encoded by the coding sequence ATGAGCACGCCCCTGCGCGAACAGATCCACCTGTGGCAGGCACCAGCCCTCGGCGATGTCGAGATGCTGCACGCCCGCTACGTACAGCAGCGCTTTGCGCCGCATGTGCACGAAGGCTATGTGTTCACCGTGATAGAGTCCGGCGCCCAGTGTTTCTGGCACCGGGGCAGTGATCACCTGGCGCCGGTCGGCAGCGTGGTATTGATCAACCCCGACGAATTGCACACCGGCGCCAAGGCCCACGAGGCGGGCTGGCGCTACCGTGCGTTCTATCCGGAACACGAACGTGTCACCGGGGTGCTGGACGAGCTGGAGCTGGGCCGCCACGGCTTGCCGCACTTCAGGCAGAGCGTGGTGCAGGACCCGACCCTGGCGGCGGCCTTCAGCCGTGTGCATCGCCTGTCGGAGGCCGGCGCGAGCGCGCTGGAGCAGCAAACCGCCTGGCGCGAGGCGGTCCTGGCGCTGGTACAACGTCATGGCCACTGCAGCGAACCTGCTGCCCCCGGCCACGAACCGCTGGCGGTGGCACGGGCCCGCGAACTGCTGGAGAGCCAACTGGCCGACCCGCCTTCGCTGGAGGCACTGGCCGCGGCGGTCAACCTGTCACCCTTCCACTTTGCCCGGGTGTTTCGCCAGGCCACCGGGCTGCCGCCCCATGCCTGGCTCAAGCAGCGTCGCCTGGCCCGCGCCCGGGAGTTCCTGCGCCGTGGCCTGCCGGCTTCGGAAGTGGCCTTTGCACTGGGCTTCGCCGACCAAAGCCACCTCAGCCGGCAGTTCAAACAGGCCTTCGGTGTGACGCCAGGCGCCTACCGCCTCGCCTGCCTGAACCACTGA
- a CDS encoding AzlC family ABC transporter permease, protein MSSSPPLARHAFTQGTVAILPLSLAVAPWGLLAGSMAIEANLSAWEGQGLSAIVFAGAAQLVAIGMLKSGAGLLSILLTTLLLTSQHLLYGLSMRPVVSGLPTRWRLGLGFLLTDELFALTSHHDQQQFNRWYALGVGLTFYVAWNLFTLAGIILGQNIPHLDQLGLDFSIVATFVALITPLVRSVPTLVCVAVSLFCSVLFSHWHWETALVAAGLLGMAAGFVCQKFAGSRA, encoded by the coding sequence ATGTCCAGCAGTCCGCCCCTCGCCCGCCATGCTTTCACCCAAGGCACCGTCGCCATCCTGCCGTTATCGCTCGCCGTTGCGCCCTGGGGGCTGCTGGCCGGCTCCATGGCCATCGAAGCCAACCTCAGCGCCTGGGAAGGCCAAGGGCTGTCGGCGATCGTTTTTGCTGGAGCTGCGCAACTGGTGGCGATCGGCATGCTCAAGAGCGGCGCTGGGCTGCTGTCGATCCTGCTCACCACCCTGTTGCTGACGTCGCAGCACCTACTCTATGGGCTGTCGATGCGCCCTGTGGTGTCCGGCCTGCCGACCCGCTGGCGACTGGGGCTGGGCTTTCTGCTTACTGACGAACTCTTCGCCCTGACCAGCCACCACGACCAGCAACAGTTCAACCGTTGGTACGCATTGGGGGTGGGCCTGACCTTCTATGTGGCCTGGAACCTCTTCACACTGGCCGGCATCATCCTCGGCCAGAACATCCCGCACCTGGACCAGCTCGGCCTGGACTTCTCGATCGTCGCCACCTTCGTCGCGTTGATCACCCCGCTGGTACGCAGCGTGCCGACCCTGGTGTGCGTGGCGGTGTCGCTGTTCTGCTCGGTGCTGTTCAGCCATTGGCACTGGGAAACGGCGCTGGTGGCCGCCGGCCTGCTGGGCATGGCTGCGGGTTTTGTCTGTCAGAAATTCGCCGGGAGCCGCGCATGA
- a CDS encoding YeeE/YedE family protein, translating into MGFSATVTPEPRRLGAPLIALALLLAGAWFLNLNAGFKQVLLLLVGAALGLTLYHAAFGFTSAWRVFINERRGAGLRAQMVMLALAVLLFFPALSAGSLFGNPVTGLVAPAGVSVVFGAFIFGIGMQLGGGCASGTLFTVGGGNARMLVTLLFFIIGSVTATHHADWWFALPSFPATSIVQAWGMGPALVASLALFGVIAWVTVVLEKRRHGALEAPVNSEHQGLRRFLRGPWPLVWGAIALALLNYATLALAGRPWGITSAFALWGAKTLSGLGVDVGSWVFWEAPANAKALAAPLWQDITTVMDLGIVLGALLAAGLAGRFAPSLKIPARSLIAAVIGGLLLGYGSRLAYGCNIGAYFSGIASGSVHGWLWLVAAYTGNLIGVRLRPLFFAGERRAATLTGC; encoded by the coding sequence ATGGGTTTTTCCGCTACCGTCACACCTGAGCCGCGTCGCCTTGGCGCGCCGCTGATTGCCCTGGCCCTGCTGCTGGCAGGCGCCTGGTTCCTCAACCTCAATGCCGGTTTCAAGCAGGTGCTGTTGCTGTTGGTTGGCGCGGCGCTGGGCCTGACCCTCTACCATGCCGCTTTTGGCTTTACCTCGGCCTGGCGGGTGTTCATCAATGAACGCCGTGGCGCAGGCTTGCGCGCGCAGATGGTCATGTTGGCGCTGGCGGTCCTGCTGTTCTTCCCGGCGCTGTCGGCGGGCAGTTTGTTCGGCAACCCGGTCACCGGTCTTGTGGCCCCAGCCGGGGTGTCGGTGGTGTTCGGCGCGTTCATCTTCGGCATCGGCATGCAACTGGGCGGTGGTTGTGCCTCGGGCACGCTGTTCACTGTCGGTGGCGGCAATGCGCGGATGCTGGTAACGCTGCTGTTCTTCATCATCGGCTCGGTCACCGCGACCCACCATGCCGACTGGTGGTTCGCCTTGCCCTCGTTCCCGGCCACCTCGATCGTCCAGGCCTGGGGCATGGGGCCTGCGCTGGTGGCCAGCCTCGCACTGTTCGGGGTGATCGCCTGGGTCACCGTGGTGCTGGAGAAGCGTCGCCATGGCGCACTGGAAGCACCCGTGAACAGCGAGCACCAAGGCCTGCGTCGTTTCCTGCGCGGGCCGTGGCCGCTGGTGTGGGGCGCAATCGCGCTGGCACTGCTGAACTACGCCACCCTGGCGCTGGCCGGACGCCCTTGGGGCATCACCTCGGCCTTCGCCTTGTGGGGCGCCAAGACCTTGAGCGGGTTGGGCGTGGATGTGGGCAGCTGGGTGTTCTGGGAGGCGCCGGCCAACGCCAAAGCCTTGGCTGCACCGCTGTGGCAGGACATCACCACGGTAATGGACCTGGGGATCGTGCTAGGTGCCTTGCTCGCTGCCGGCCTGGCTGGACGCTTCGCGCCGAGCCTGAAGATCCCGGCGCGTTCGCTGATCGCCGCGGTGATCGGCGGCCTGCTGCTGGGGTACGGTTCGCGCCTGGCCTATGGCTGCAACATCGGCGCCTATTTCAGCGGCATCGCCTCAGGCAGCGTGCATGGCTGGTTGTGGTTGGTGGCGGCTTATACCGGCAACCTGATCGGTGTGCGACTGCGGCCGCTGTTCTTCGCTGGCGAGCGACGCGCAGCGACCCTGACCGGTTGCTGA
- a CDS encoding methyltransferase domain-containing protein — translation MALSTTDFTTRLLIDAGIGPGMRVLDVGCGTGDVSVLLAELVGPDGAVVGVDQSLAALELARQRSPVSGHAPVEFVACDLHRLPEALGLFDAIVGRRVLMYQPDAVLAVRRLSRLLLPGGVLVFQEHDSTLTPASLAPFPLHRRVQQWLQRMLAHEGADLHIGFNLHRIFTEAGLQVQSLRAECLLQTPDSPYGLAAIIRACLPRILEHGIATARQVGIETLQARLDAERMQSQGIYIGDMAFGVWANKR, via the coding sequence ATGGCACTTTCGACGACGGATTTCACCACCCGATTGCTGATTGACGCGGGCATCGGCCCTGGCATGCGGGTGCTGGATGTCGGCTGTGGAACGGGCGATGTTAGCGTGCTGCTCGCCGAGTTGGTGGGGCCTGACGGGGCGGTGGTCGGCGTCGACCAGTCTCTGGCCGCGCTTGAGCTGGCGCGCCAGCGTTCGCCTGTTTCAGGCCATGCCCCGGTCGAGTTCGTCGCCTGTGACCTGCATCGCTTGCCTGAAGCCCTGGGGCTGTTCGATGCCATCGTCGGTCGGCGGGTGCTGATGTACCAGCCAGACGCCGTCCTGGCTGTGCGCAGGTTGTCCAGGCTGTTGCTGCCTGGTGGCGTGCTGGTGTTCCAGGAACACGACAGCACCCTGACTCCGGCAAGCCTGGCGCCTTTTCCGCTGCATCGCCGTGTCCAGCAGTGGCTGCAGCGCATGCTCGCCCACGAAGGGGCGGACCTGCATATCGGCTTCAACCTGCATCGCATCTTCACCGAAGCCGGACTGCAGGTGCAGAGTCTGCGCGCCGAATGCCTGTTGCAGACCCCGGACAGTCCCTACGGGCTGGCAGCGATCATACGTGCGTGCCTGCCACGAATCCTCGAGCACGGCATCGCCACGGCGCGTCAGGTGGGGATCGAAACGCTACAGGCACGGCTGGATGCCGAGCGCATGCAGTCGCAGGGGATCTATATCGGCGACATGGCCTTCGGGGTGTGGGCGAACAAGCGTTGA
- the ykgO gene encoding type B 50S ribosomal protein L36, with the protein MQVLSSLKHAKLRHRDCQVVKRRGRLYVICKSNPRFKARQGGVRKKRG; encoded by the coding sequence ATGCAAGTCTTGTCATCCCTCAAGCACGCCAAGCTGCGCCACCGCGACTGCCAGGTGGTCAAGCGCCGCGGCCGCCTGTATGTCATCTGCAAGTCGAACCCACGCTTCAAGGCGCGCCAAGGTGGCGTGAGGAAGAAGCGCGGTTGA
- a CDS encoding class I SAM-dependent methyltransferase — MPNPTTQLLDSWQHNAKAWIEAVRSGSIASRRQVTDQAILLAILGRQPERVLDLGCGEGWLLRALESRGIEAVGVDGDRTLVESAKAAGSAQVHLASYAQLIGAEVEIGRDYSLICANFALLHQDIIPLLGALAPRLAHDGALLIQTLHPWSAAAGNYQDGWRVESFAGFEGNWEPMPWYFRTLSSWLAALDMAGFNLCTLQEPQHPQSPGPQSLLLIAQPK, encoded by the coding sequence ATGCCCAATCCCACCACCCAGTTACTGGACAGCTGGCAGCACAATGCCAAGGCCTGGATCGAGGCCGTGCGCAGCGGCAGCATCGCCTCGCGCCGCCAGGTCACCGACCAGGCGATCTTGCTGGCGATCCTCGGCCGCCAGCCGGAGCGTGTGCTCGACCTCGGCTGTGGCGAGGGCTGGCTGCTGCGCGCCCTGGAGAGCCGGGGAATCGAGGCGGTGGGTGTAGACGGCGACAGGACCTTGGTCGAGTCGGCCAAGGCTGCAGGCTCGGCGCAGGTGCACCTGGCCAGCTACGCGCAACTGATTGGCGCCGAGGTGGAGATCGGTCGGGACTATTCGCTGATCTGTGCCAACTTCGCCCTGCTGCATCAGGACATCATCCCGCTGCTCGGCGCCTTGGCGCCAAGGCTGGCACACGACGGCGCACTGTTGATCCAGACCCTGCACCCGTGGAGTGCTGCCGCGGGCAACTACCAGGATGGCTGGCGGGTCGAGTCCTTTGCAGGCTTCGAGGGCAACTGGGAACCCATGCCCTGGTATTTCCGCACGCTGTCCAGCTGGCTTGCCGCACTGGACATGGCAGGCTTCAACCTGTGCACGCTACAGGAGCCGCAACACCCCCAAAGCCCGGGGCCGCAGTCGCTGCTGCTGATCGCGCAACCCAAGTGA
- a CDS encoding copper chaperone PCu(A)C — MSMQPIKRGLAALALLGLALPALADTTVSDAWVRASVPHQQSTGAFMTLTASTDSKLVSVASPVAKTVQVHEMTMNGDVMGMREVKGVELPAGKPVTLDPNGLHVMLMGLNEQVKEGQQVPLTLTIEDAKGQKQTLEVQAPVKPLTAEMDAGHDHMHMKH, encoded by the coding sequence ATGTCGATGCAACCGATCAAGCGCGGCCTGGCCGCTCTCGCCCTGCTGGGCCTGGCCCTGCCGGCCCTGGCCGACACCACCGTAAGCGATGCCTGGGTGCGCGCCAGCGTGCCGCACCAGCAGTCCACCGGTGCCTTCATGACCCTGACCGCCAGCACCGACAGCAAGCTGGTGAGCGTGGCTTCGCCGGTGGCCAAGACCGTGCAGGTGCACGAGATGACCATGAATGGCGATGTGATGGGCATGCGTGAAGTGAAGGGCGTGGAGCTGCCGGCCGGCAAGCCGGTGACCCTCGATCCCAACGGTTTGCACGTGATGTTGATGGGCCTGAACGAGCAGGTGAAGGAAGGGCAGCAGGTGCCACTGACCTTGACCATCGAAGATGCCAAGGGCCAGAAGCAGACACTCGAGGTGCAGGCGCCGGTCAAGCCGCTGACTGCCGAGATGGATGCCGGGCACGACCACATGCACATGAAGCACTGA
- a CDS encoding fatty acid cis/trans isomerase — MVHRFIVAIFALLVSGAALAQAPQSSSAISYTRDIQPIFTQKCVACHACNDAACQLNLGSAEGAERGASKVPVYQGERSQAVATTRLFYDAQNEEGWRKKGFYSVLDNQGSQAALMARMLELGHKTPLTPNAKLPEEIVLGLNRNNMCPLPHEFDAYAGAHPKEGMPLAVTGLTDQEYSTLQRWLAAGAPVEYQPIQPSPSEAKQIADWEALLNRPGSTEALVGRWLYEHLFLAHIYFVGGEQGHFFQWVRSRTPSGQPVDVIATRRPNDPPGNDFYYRLIPVQGVIVHKTHITYPMGPQKLKRVKQLFYSGDWRATSLPGYGPQRRANPFETFEAIPAVARYQFMLDNAEYFVRTFIRGPVCRGQIATDVIRDNFWALFQEPAHDRYVTDAAYRGQATPLLAMPGQIDDVGSVLSLWRAYRDKRNDYETLRREAYAEMPAPSWSTLWAGNDNALLSIFRHFDSASVSKGLIGDVPLTIWLFDYPLLERTYYQLAVNFDVYGNVSHQLQTRLYFDLIRNGAEVNFLRLMPANKRGAILSDWYQNSGKVKMWLDYTDIDTDTPSALQLNEHNATRDFGLKLLQRTGSLNAAPDPINRCTGAYCSRPQMNEAFRDVEQSLSRLVSRPAAGLKVIGQLPEATMLRIEGQGGQRQVYSLLRNRAHSNVAFLLGEAYRYQPGLDTLTLYPGVLSSYPNFIFNIPASDVPEFVEDMEAARDDQGKFERIVERWGVRRSHPQFWRYFHDLNTYIKETEPVEAGVLDMNRYENL; from the coding sequence ATGGTGCATCGTTTTATCGTCGCCATCTTCGCCCTGCTCGTCAGCGGCGCAGCATTGGCGCAGGCCCCTCAATCGAGCTCGGCCATCTCTTATACCCGTGACATCCAGCCGATCTTCACCCAGAAGTGCGTGGCCTGCCACGCCTGCAACGACGCCGCCTGCCAGCTCAACCTGGGCAGCGCAGAAGGTGCCGAGCGCGGCGCCTCCAAGGTGCCGGTGTACCAGGGCGAGCGCAGCCAGGCGGTCGCCACCACGCGATTGTTCTATGACGCGCAGAATGAAGAGGGCTGGCGCAAGAAAGGCTTCTACTCGGTGCTCGACAATCAGGGCAGCCAGGCCGCGCTGATGGCGCGCATGCTCGAACTGGGCCACAAGACGCCGCTCACGCCTAACGCCAAGCTGCCCGAGGAGATCGTCCTGGGCCTGAACCGCAATAACATGTGCCCGCTGCCGCACGAGTTCGACGCCTATGCCGGTGCGCACCCGAAAGAGGGCATGCCGCTGGCGGTTACCGGGCTGACCGACCAGGAATATTCGACCCTGCAGCGTTGGCTGGCGGCCGGTGCACCGGTCGAGTACCAGCCGATCCAGCCAAGCCCCAGCGAAGCGAAGCAGATCGCCGACTGGGAAGCTCTGCTCAACCGTCCGGGCTCCACCGAGGCGCTGGTCGGGCGCTGGCTGTACGAGCATTTGTTCCTGGCGCACATCTATTTCGTCGGCGGCGAGCAGGGGCACTTCTTCCAGTGGGTCCGCTCGCGCACGCCCAGTGGCCAGCCGGTCGACGTGATCGCCACGCGCCGCCCCAACGACCCGCCGGGCAATGACTTCTACTACCGGTTGATCCCGGTGCAGGGCGTGATCGTGCACAAGACGCACATCACCTACCCGATGGGGCCGCAGAAGCTCAAGCGGGTCAAGCAGCTGTTCTACAGCGGCGACTGGCGCGCCACCTCGCTGCCGGGCTATGGCCCGCAGCGCCGGGCCAACCCGTTCGAGACCTTCGAGGCGATTCCGGCGGTGGCGCGCTACCAGTTCATGCTCGACAACGCCGAGTACTTCGTGCGCACCTTCATCCGTGGCCCGGTGTGCCGCGGGCAGATCGCCACTGACGTGATCCGCGACAACTTCTGGGCGCTGTTCCAGGAGCCGGCCCATGACCGCTACGTCACCGATGCCGCCTACCGCGGCCAGGCCACGCCGTTGCTGGCCATGCCGGGGCAGATCGACGATGTCGGCAGCGTGCTGAGCCTGTGGCGTGCCTACCGCGACAAGCGCAACGACTACGAGACCCTGCGCCGCGAGGCCTACGCCGAAATGCCAGCGCCGAGCTGGTCGACGCTGTGGGCAGGCAACGACAACGCCTTGCTCAGCATCTTCCGCCACTTCGACAGCGCCTCGGTGAGCAAGGGGCTGATCGGTGACGTGCCGTTGACCATCTGGCTGTTCGACTACCCGCTGCTGGAGCGCACCTACTACCAACTGGCGGTCAACTTCGACGTGTACGGGAATGTCTCGCACCAGTTGCAGACGCGCCTGTACTTCGACCTGATCCGCAACGGCGCCGAGGTCAACTTCCTGCGCCTGATGCCGGCCAACAAGCGCGGCGCGATTCTCAGCGACTGGTACCAGAACAGCGGCAAGGTGAAGATGTGGCTCGACTACACCGACATCGACACCGATACCCCAAGCGCCCTGCAACTGAACGAGCACAATGCCACGCGCGACTTCGGCCTCAAGCTGCTGCAGCGCACCGGCAGCCTGAACGCAGCACCCGATCCGATCAACCGCTGCACCGGTGCCTACTGCTCGCGACCACAGATGAACGAAGCGTTTCGTGATGTGGAGCAGAGCCTGAGCCGCCTGGTGTCGCGCCCGGCGGCAGGGCTCAAGGTGATCGGCCAACTGCCCGAGGCGACCATGCTGCGCATCGAAGGGCAGGGCGGTCAGCGTCAGGTCTACAGCCTGTTGCGCAACCGCGCGCACAGCAACGTCGCCTTCCTGCTGGGCGAGGCCTATCGCTACCAGCCGGGGCTGGACACCCTGACCCTGTATCCGGGCGTGCTCAGCAGCTACCCGAACTTCATCTTCAACATTCCGGCCAGTGACGTACCGGAGTTCGTCGAGGACATGGAGGCTGCGCGTGACGACCAGGGCAAGTTCGAGCGTATCGTCGAGCGTTGGGGCGTGCGCCGCAGCCACCCGCAGTTCTGGCGGTACTTCCACGACCTGAACACCTACATCAAGGAGACCGAGCCGGTGGAGGCGGGCGTGCTGGACATGAACCGCTACGAGAACCTCTGA
- a CDS encoding AzlD domain-containing protein: protein MIWLLIVAMGVVVFLNRYVFLEPRLPLRLGSNVRQFLGFAVPGMLTAICGPIIFLPEHQLNLDPLNPYLLGSLVAIALVLLTRSVLLSMLASMLIFFVLRSWLT, encoded by the coding sequence ATGATCTGGCTGCTGATCGTCGCCATGGGTGTGGTGGTGTTCCTCAATCGCTACGTCTTTCTCGAGCCGCGCCTGCCCCTGCGCCTGGGCTCCAACGTGCGCCAGTTCCTCGGTTTCGCCGTGCCGGGAATGCTCACGGCAATCTGCGGGCCGATCATCTTCCTGCCCGAGCATCAGCTGAACCTCGATCCGCTCAATCCGTACCTGCTCGGCTCGCTGGTGGCCATCGCCCTGGTGCTGTTGACCCGCAGCGTATTGCTGAGCATGCTGGCGAGCATGCTGATCTTCTTTGTCCTGCGCAGCTGGCTGACATGA